The Prunus dulcis chromosome 3, ALMONDv2, whole genome shotgun sequence genome segment AGATTGACAGTGGGATTTGGGGAATTGCTCCGCGAACAAACCCAATTTTCCAATCTTCCCATGTAATCTTCAACAAGGTTATCTTAGAGGGCCCAAATTTGAGATCGCCCAAGATTGAAATGTCGCGGAAAAAGCACAAAATCAGcccaaataagaaaactacGAGAGCTGCAGGAATTTGGGATAAAACTTTCAGCCGTTGATTAAGTCTTGGTGATCGGCGACGATTGATTGTGTTTTCAGTGCTGGGATTGTGAGTGTGATCGTTGTCGCCGGCTCCGGTGGCGAGGACGATGAAGAGAAGGGAAGAGAGCGCGAGGAGGAGGCCATCGAGGCCGAGCCAGGGCCGAGGGGAGGTGGATTTGGAGGCGGCGAGGTCTTGATTGAAGCGAATGTACTTAACGGCGGTGAAGGCAAAGGAGAGGCCTTGAGAGAGCTGGACGCCGCGGACGACGGGGAAGGGGAGGAAGCGGTAGAGGAAGGACATGAGGCCGGTGGCCccgaggaggaggaggaccCCGGCGGTGGACAGACCAGCGGCGGCGATTTGTGGGAGGGAGAGGTGGGGGGACTCGGAGATTGCGACGGCAGCGATGGACTTCATGGGCTGGACGGGCATGGGGATGCCGAAGAGGAGGCCGGTGGTGAAGTTATAGAGGGCGGTGAAGATGAGGGTGGTGCTGAGGTCGAGGTGGGAGACGAGGGTGAGGGCCAGGATGATGGGGATGTAGGTGCCGAGGTCACCCACTGCGCCGGAGAGCTCGGCGCAGAGCGTGGTTTTGAGGCGGAGGTGGTGGCGACACCGCTCGTGGAGGAGGAGAGGGCTTGTGGTGGAGAGTGAGGGGGCTTCTTCTTCCATGGTGGAGTTGGGGAGGAGGGGGGCAGGGGGAGGGGAGGGAGATAGTAGTGTTATGAGTGTAGTTACTTTAATTTGGTGGTGTATACAAAATATCAATGCAAactaaatatatatgaaaatttgaaatgtcCAATAGTGGTGCATGCTGAATTTTATCCTAGGAACTAGGAAGTCTACTACTATGTTCATTTGATCCTAAATAACAAGGACTTTGGAAGTCGGATATGATTTTTAGAACTAAAAGTAGAATTTTTCTGCAGATGTGGAGTTGCCTCTTGCACTCGAGTTCAAATTTACTTTCTcgtaaattagattaatttgaaatagattatcacttgtattaaaaagaaaaactaaaacttttcataagaaaataaaaatactattgCTTTAGCCAAAATTTAACTTACAAAGAGATTAAACCAAGTGATCAATATGAGTAGTGCTACATACTTTCACttaagttgtttactaaatgACGTGACAATTTTTCATCTAGTTTTGGCCTCATTTACGCGCTACCAGATACTAACATTTGCCTTCATAGAATCAGTACTAATGATCCTTACAAGGTTATTGTGCG includes the following:
- the LOC117620528 gene encoding molybdate transporter 2, with product MEEEAPSLSTTSPLLLHERCRHHLRLKTTLCAELSGAVGDLGTYIPIILALTLVSHLDLSTTLIFTALYNFTTGLLFGIPMPVQPMKSIAAVAISESPHLSLPQIAAAGLSTAGVLLLLGATGLMSFLYRFLPFPVVRGVQLSQGLSFAFTAVKYIRFNQDLAASKSTSPRPWLGLDGLLLALSSLLFIVLATGAGDNDHTHNPSTENTINRRRSPRLNQRLKVLSQIPAALVVFLFGLILCFFRDISILGDLKFGPSKITLLKITWEDWKIGFVRGAIPQIPLSILNSVIAVCKLSGDLFPDREASARTVSISVGVMNFVGCWFGAMPVCHGAGGLAGQYRFGGRSGASVVFLGIGKLVLALLFGNSFVSVLNQFPIGILGVLLLFAGIELAMASKDMNSKEESFVMLVCAAVSLTGSSSALGFGCGILLFLLLKLRELEFSRVGFLKSRSEESSKDDEATSLIP